GATCCCGTCCAAGCGGCCCGGGAGGAGGGTTTTCAGGTCGTCCTCACGGACTTCATGATGCCCTACCTCAACGGCATCGAGCTGCTGAGCGCGCTCCGGGAGAAGAACCCGCGCGCGGTGCGGCTGATGCTCACGGCCGCCGCCGATTTCCGCACCGCCTCGGAGGCCGTCAACCGCGGGGAAGTCTACCGGCTGCTGGGCAAGCCGTGGACGTTGCCGGACCTGACGAGCAGCGTGCGCCAGGCGTTCGAGCACTACCGGCTGGTGGAGACCAACGCCCGGCTCACGCGCGAGGTGGCCGAGAAGAACGAGGAGCTGACCGTCATCAACCAGAGCCTGGAGCGCCACGTGGTGGAGCGCACCACGGGGCTGCTCGATGGGCTCATCAGCGCCCTGGACTACCGCGACACGGAGACCCAGTGGCACTCGCGGCGCGTGTCGCTCTATGCCCGGCGGCTGGCGCAGGAGAGCGGCCTCACCGGGGTGGCGCTGGACATCGTCGAGCAGGGCGCGCTGCTGCATGACATCGGCAAGATTGGCGTGCGCGACTCCATCCTCCTCAAGCCGGGGCCGCTGACGCCCGAGGAATGGGAGGAGATGCGCAAGCACCCGGAGTTCGGCTACCGGATGCTGGCGAAGATTCCCTACCTGCACGACGCCTCGCTCATCGTCCTGCAACACCAGGAGCGCTGGGACGGCAAGGGCTATCCCGAGAAGCTCTCCGGCAAGTCCATCGTCATCGGCGCGCGCATCTTCGCCATCGTGGACACCCTGGATGCCATCACCTCGGACCGGCCCTACCGCAAGGGCCGGCCGCTGCAGGTGGCCAAGGACGAGATTCAGCGCTGCGCGGGCACGCAGTTCGATCCGGTGCTCGCCGAGGCGTTCCTCCGGGTTCCCGACGAGGAGTGGCTGCGCATCCGCTCCGAAGTGGAAGCCATGGAGGCCAGTGAGCAGCGGCGCTTTGGCACCCCGCTCCAGGTGCCCGCGCTCGCCACCGGCACCTGAGCCCGCGCTCAGGGTTCTGTCCGCACCTCCAGGATGACGTCGCCTTCGAGCAAGGCATCCACCACCTCCATGCCCGCCGTCACCTCGCCGAAGGCGGTGTACCGGCCGTCCAGGTACGGCTGCGGCGCGTGGGTGAAGAAGAACTGGCTGCCCCCCGTGTCCTTGCCCGCCAGCGCCATGCCGATGACGCCCCGCCGGTAGGCCCGGCGCGTCATCTCGCAGCGGATGGAGTAGCCGGGACCGCCCTCCCCGTCCCCTCGTGGATCGCCCCCCTGCGCGACGAAATCGGGCACCACGCGGTGGAAGCTGATTCCCCGGAAGTACCCCTGCCGGGCCAGCGCATGGAGGTTGCCCGAGGTGAGGGGCGCCTGGGCAGCATCCAGCGCCACGGTGATGTCTCCCTTGCGGGTGCGGAAGATCAACATGGCGCCCGGGGGTGCGGCGGGTGGCCTGCGGGTCCCCGGCGGTGACTCCACACGCGCGGAGCGCACCGGCTGGCCCGTCAGCCCCGTGAGGGCCTCCGCCGCCACGCGGCGCACGTTGGCGTGGGGATGCGTCAGCCAGCCACGCAGCACGGGCTCGGCGGCCCTGCCCTCCAGCGCCACGAGCGCTCCCGCCACGGGCTCCGCCAGGTCCGGCTCCTGGGGCACCCGCGCCGCCAGCGCATGGACCTCCGGCAGTGCTTCGAGAACCTTCATCTTCCCCACCGTGGCCGCCGCCATGCCCGCCACCACCGCATCGTCCCCCTTCAAGAGGGCCCGCACGGGCGCCACGGCCTCGGGGACCGGGCGGGCGCCCACCGCGTCCAGGGCGGCCAGCCGCACCCTCGCGTCCGCATGGCTCAAGCCCGGCACCGCGCTCTGGGCGCCCTCGGGCACCTGCGTCTGGGCCAGCTCGCGCAGGCCCAGCGCCCACCGCCGCGCCTCGGGAATCCGTCCCCCCCCGCAGGACAGCACCTGCGCGAGGGTCCCGGTTTGCCGGTCCATCGCCGCGGCGAGCCGGCAGTCGAGCCACGCCACATCCTCGGCCGCGGTCTCCGAGGCGGGCGGTCCTGCCTCTGCCAGCGCGCGGCGCAGTGCCTCCAGCACGGGCCGTCCTGCCCGGGGTAGCCCCTGCTGGGCCACCGCCAGGATCGCATGCGCGGACGCGGAGGCGCCCGAGGCCACGCGCTGGGCATCCGGGCGCAAGGCCTCCAGCGCCTCCAGGGGCGGACACGCGGTGCTGCACGCCGAGGCCCACCGGCTCAGCGTCCGCGCCGCTTCCGCCGCCACGCGGGGCGTGGGGTCCTCCAGCAGACGCGCCAGGGCCGTCACCTCCTCCGGCCCCGCCCCCTCCCCGAAGCCCTTCGCACACAGGGCCCGGACGTCGGGCTCCGCATCCGACAGGCAGTGCCGCAGCGGCGCCAACGCCTCGGGCCGCTTCACGTAAACCAGCAGGTAGGCCGCCCCGTAGCGCGCCTCCACGGGCTGCTCCGCCCCGAGCAACGCCTTCACGGGCTCCAGCGGCACCTCCGCGAGCGAAGCGCCCCGGCGCCCCGACACGCCCAGCGCGAGCGCGGCCCTCCCCGCCCGGCCGTGCGCCTCCTTCAGCCGCTCGATGAGCCGGTGAATCGCTCCCGGCGTCCCCAGCTTGCTGAAGGCCTCCAGCAGGGCCCGCTGGACTCCTTCCTCCGGTTCCTTCGCCTCGGCCTCGCGCAGCGCCTCCGTCATCCGGGCCTTCTGCTCCTCCGCCAAAGGCTCCCAGGAGAGGGCCAGCTCGCCCGCGGCGAAGGCGGCCTCCTCCCGGACGGACGGCTCGGCGGCGGCAAGCCCCGCGAGGATGACCTCCAGCGTGGTGGCATCCTGGATGCGCGCCAGGGCCCGCAGCGCACGGATCCGCACGGCGGTGCCGCGCGCCCCCCCGGCCCAGGCCACGAGCTGCCCGTCCCCCAGCGAGCGGCGATCCTCCCAGTCCTCCACCTGGGCCAGCGCCTCGCCGTCCCCAGCCCCCGGCGGCGCCACCGCACGGACACACGCCACGGGAAGGAGCAGCGCCACGACGCAAGCGCACAGCCGCGAGAGCAAGGGGAGCATCCGCTGGACGTAGGCCAAAAGCCCGCTGAAATCCAGGGGTTAGGCCGCAAGCCGTTTGACTTGAGCGGGGCGTCCCCCGAAGATGGGCGACCGTCTTCCTGGCAAGGAGCGCTGGCCCTGAATTGCCCTGGTTGTGGCACCCAGGTCGCGGATGGCACGTCCATCTGCCCCAAGTGCGACTACATCATCGACGCATCCTTCCTGTCCTCGGAGCCCCCACCAGGAAGCAATGACGACGACGAAGTCACGGGAGCCGGAGAGGACCCGCGACAGTCCGCGCCCCCACCGCGCCCGGCCCGGCGTTCGACCGCTGCGGGCACCTCGAGCAGGGTCTCCACGAACGCGCGGGGAGGTACAGGCACTGCCCCGGGAAGAACCGGCGCGCGGCCCGCGGCGAACCGGTCAGGTCCCCGTGCCGCGGTCCCGCCCCGGGAGGACGCCCCCCCGGAGGACGCCACCCAGATCAAGAGCGTGAAGGACATCGCCCCGAGCCGCTCCCCGTCCCGCCCCCCGCCGTCCCGGCCCCCTTCCCGCGCCGCGCCCACCGCCCGGCGGGCCCCGGCACTGCCCCCTGAGCCGGAACCCGATGCCGAGCTGGACGACGCGGATCCGCGCAAGCCGCTCCTGCCGCCCTCTTCGTCGAGCGCCGGCTCCTACCACCACACCGGGAAGATCGTCGCCCCCGAGGAGGTCATCAGCGATGCGCGCGCGTTCGTGGGCGGGCTGACGCGCTCGGACAAGATCACCTTCGCGGGCGCCGCGGCCATCATCATCTCCTGCTTCCTGCCCTGGAAGGAGACGGCCGAGGACGGAGAAATCCTGGGGCTGCTGAGCATCGGCGCGGTGGCGCTCGTGGGAGGCGCCGCCATCATCGCCGCCATCGCCGTGCGGGTGCGCCGGACCCTGCCGAGCCTCCACCCGCTGGCCCCCTGGGTGATTCAGCTCGGGGTGTCGGTCTTCTGCATCTTCTTCACCCTCATCTCCATCCGGCTCGCCAGCGACTCCACCGTGGTGGCCTCCCCCATCGGCAACCAGATGGTGGAGAACTCCTCGGCCAGCTTCGGCGTGTTCCTGGCCCTGCTGGGCGCCATCGGGGCGCTGACAGGCTCGCTGATGGGGCTCAAGGAGCGCTCGTAAGATGTCCAGCGGCACGCCCCTCTCCCGCCTCACCGCGGCGCTCGAAGCCACGGTGCTCGGCCAGCCCCACGTCATCGCGGACCTGGTGACCGCCTTCCTGGCGCGAGGCCACGTGCTGCTGGAGGGCGTGCCCGGCGTGGCCAAGACGCTCACCGCGCGCAGCATGGCCTCCGCGCTGGGCCTGGCCTTCACCCGCGTCCAGTTCACCCCGGACCTGATGCCGAGCGACATCCTCGGCACGAACGTCTTCCACCCCGCCGACAACGCCTTCCGGCTGATGCGCGGCCCCGTCTTCACCGAGGTGCTGGTCGCGGATGAAATCAACCGCACCCCGCCGAAGACCCAGGCCGCGCTCCTGGAGGCCATGGAGGAGCGCCAGGTCACCATCGACGGCGTCACCCACCCGCTTCCGCCGCCCTTCTTCGTGGTGGCCACCCAGAACCCGCTGGAGCTGGAGGGCACCTACCCGCTGCCGGAGGCGCAGCTCGACCGCTTCCTCATGCGCGTGCGCGTGGGCTACCCGGAGGCGGTCTCCGAGATGGCCATGCTGCGGGGCTTCCACCAGCGCGAGGGAAAGCCCGCCACGGTGGACCGCGTGCTGGAGGCCACCGTCCTCGAGGAGCTGCAGCTCCGGGCCGCCCGCGTCACCTGCGACGAGTCCATCCTCTCGTACGTGGTGACGCTCATCCGCCAGACGCGCGCCCACCCCCGCATCCGCCTGGGCGCCTCGCCCCGCTCGGCGCAGGCGGTGCTGGCGGCGGCCAAGGCGCGCGCGGCCCTGAAGGGCACGGACTTCGTCACCCCGGATGACGTG
This genomic interval from Stigmatella aurantiaca contains the following:
- a CDS encoding HD domain-containing phosphohydrolase codes for the protein MDRILVVDDDVRILAALSRIFVAEGYQVVTHSDPVQAAREEGFQVVLTDFMMPYLNGIELLSALREKNPRAVRLMLTAAADFRTASEAVNRGEVYRLLGKPWTLPDLTSSVRQAFEHYRLVETNARLTREVAEKNEELTVINQSLERHVVERTTGLLDGLISALDYRDTETQWHSRRVSLYARRLAQESGLTGVALDIVEQGALLHDIGKIGVRDSILLKPGPLTPEEWEEMRKHPEFGYRMLAKIPYLHDASLIVLQHQERWDGKGYPEKLSGKSIVIGARIFAIVDTLDAITSDRPYRKGRPLQVAKDEIQRCAGTQFDPVLAEAFLRVPDEEWLRIRSEVEAMEASEQRRFGTPLQVPALATGT
- a CDS encoding peptidylprolyl isomerase — its product is MLPLLSRLCACVVALLLPVACVRAVAPPGAGDGEALAQVEDWEDRRSLGDGQLVAWAGGARGTAVRIRALRALARIQDATTLEVILAGLAAAEPSVREEAAFAAGELALSWEPLAEEQKARMTEALREAEAKEPEEGVQRALLEAFSKLGTPGAIHRLIERLKEAHGRAGRAALALGVSGRRGASLAEVPLEPVKALLGAEQPVEARYGAAYLLVYVKRPEALAPLRHCLSDAEPDVRALCAKGFGEGAGPEEVTALARLLEDPTPRVAAEAARTLSRWASACSTACPPLEALEALRPDAQRVASGASASAHAILAVAQQGLPRAGRPVLEALRRALAEAGPPASETAAEDVAWLDCRLAAAMDRQTGTLAQVLSCGGGRIPEARRWALGLRELAQTQVPEGAQSAVPGLSHADARVRLAALDAVGARPVPEAVAPVRALLKGDDAVVAGMAAATVGKMKVLEALPEVHALAARVPQEPDLAEPVAGALVALEGRAAEPVLRGWLTHPHANVRRVAAEALTGLTGQPVRSARVESPPGTRRPPAAPPGAMLIFRTRKGDITVALDAAQAPLTSGNLHALARQGYFRGISFHRVVPDFVAQGGDPRGDGEGGPGYSIRCEMTRRAYRRGVIGMALAGKDTGGSQFFFTHAPQPYLDGRYTAFGEVTAGMEVVDALLEGDVILEVRTEP
- a CDS encoding AAA family ATPase; translated protein: MSSGTPLSRLTAALEATVLGQPHVIADLVTAFLARGHVLLEGVPGVAKTLTARSMASALGLAFTRVQFTPDLMPSDILGTNVFHPADNAFRLMRGPVFTEVLVADEINRTPPKTQAALLEAMEERQVTIDGVTHPLPPPFFVVATQNPLELEGTYPLPEAQLDRFLMRVRVGYPEAVSEMAMLRGFHQREGKPATVDRVLEATVLEELQLRAARVTCDESILSYVVTLIRQTRAHPRIRLGASPRSAQAVLAAAKARAALKGTDFVTPDDVKDVVPSVLNHRLLLKAEAEVEGVTADEVLKQTLEQVQVPR